TGAGACTGCAGTGAAAGGTTATATGCACCAAAACTACTAAAGTAAGATGTAGTGATTTTTGCTACCTAGAGTGTTCATTTGAATAGGGCTTGTTAGAGAGGTTGAAAATATGTGGTCAATATGAGGCAATATCTGTTATAGTtattaataatgataaaataataacatattctGCAACACTGTACAATGTGTAATAATAAATCTGaacaataaatgtaaccccttaaggaaacatgacatgtgtgacatgaagtttggtccttaaggggataaacgaGAATGGTTTCAGATAAGTATATCATGAAATTGGAATAACATATGAATAATTGAAAATAATACATAGAGGGCAATGTTCAATGGCTGAAAATGCCAGTAAATAGTGCTTTTATGTATAGGAAGGCCTAAAGACAGCTTCGATCAAAATTTAGAATCAAAAATGGTGTTTCCAGTTTTGCAGTACAATTGATTAGCATTGggttttccatttttttgttgAATAACATAAACAGTGATGTACAGAAGCTTGAACTTGGTGAAGTTTACTATGTTTAATATTAAGTTAGAAGGTTTATTAGCATCTCACTCTTCTCTCCTGGTTAAGTATATTCATGACATCACAATATGTTGCTAGCGTTAGCCAGGCAGTTGGTGTATGGAAACATTCCAAAGCAGTTGAGATCTTTATGGTCCTAGCTACGTGCGAGTCGTATTTTATAGACTGTGTgtatttaacttaaaaaaaaaacatgattataACATTTGTGATACTTATGTCATATTTGGGTAAAATATTCTCACCTAAGAAAAAGGAGTATGAAGAAGGAGAAAGTGATCCACCTATTTCTCAGGAGAAAAAGAGGAGGATGAAAAGAGGTTATGAAACAGTGTACCAGAGCATTCAATTTAGCAGTGACTGTGAGGAGCAGGAAAAAAGACCAAAACATGTATCAtcaataaaacaattaaagaatAGGCAAGAGAAAGATTATATATGTGCAAAACGgaaagaggaaaaggaatataaaGAAGGAGTGAGAAAGAGAGCAAGATGGGAGGAAAGTACGGTTCAGAAGTCAACAAGATGGAGTCAGCAGAGCTCACTGACCCCATTAGACTTCACGTTCCTCTATGAACTAGGAAGCGGTGCTTTTGGGAAGGTGAGTCACACGTGGTGTGATGTGGTAGAAATGTTAGAAAAGCACAGAGAATATTGCAAAATAATGTCATAGGAAGAGATTTTCACAGGTAGCAATTACAATGTACAAATTCCACATCCTTGCCATGCCACTGCAAATGTGTGTGTGCTTACTCTTTATCCCTGCTTATATATTACAGGGGGTATTTGATCTCCCATTGAACTTGATTCCATTGCTTATATATCTGATAATTTCtgatacatttctttttttttttttttttttttttttttttggttttaaaataattttattaagttttgtatgcaatacaatatagaTAAAAAGATAAAGACATAAAGATACATTTGGTAGTACAGGTCAGAGATGTGAAATTTTTTACAAGTTGTAACCACATGTGAATATGCGTTTGACAAATCGTATCAACAAATGcttacatacaaacataaaatGTAATATGAAAACTCGGATTTGACACTGTCAGGTTGTGTGTACCGTGAAGAGAATATTTACAAGGTTGAGTTATATTGTTAAGATATGGTTATTGTTTTACCAAATTTTAAAAGCTATATCTGGTATGCGAATAGATATTTGATATTTAAAATATAGAAAGATAATTTGTATATGTCGAGTTGAGGTTGGAACGTGGTGATTGTGAAAATCGTGCCTGTCAAAAGGGTGTGATCGTTAGGTTTTTCTTGGTATGTCCCTAACAGTGAAGGAATCCTTCGGCTGAGAATATTTTCAATTTTTcccaaatttgtgtgtgtgttgccatgtttttggtgtaagcagaGGAAATATCCTCCATCTGTCTAGTATTTTCTACTTTTTGAATCCACTCTCTGATGGTTGGGGTCTCAGCTTGTTTCCAGTGGATAGGGATTATGAGATTTGCTGCTATCAATAAGCGTGTGAGTAAAGCAAGATTTTGGTTCCTTTTGTcgtttggaggggggagaaggaataaCATGTATTCTGGGGCAAAGGGATAGTGTACGTCCGTTATGGTTTGTGTGAGTGAGTGGATGCGCTTCCAAAATTTAGAAATGATGGGGCACGACCACCACATATGTGATGAGTGAGCTTTGGGGGTCTTACAGCGCCAGCAATTGTCTTCGAGATCCTTGTGTATATGGCTAAGTTTGGTTGGAGTATAGTGCCATCTGGACAGTCTTTTATGATTGCTTTCTTGTGTAGCTAGGTTTGGAGATGTAGAGTGTATCCTATTAATGATTTGTTGCCATTGTGCTGAGGAAAGTGAGATTGGCAGTTCTTCAGACCATTTGTCTATGTAGGTGGGGATTGTATTAGTTTGATGTGACTGGAGCAGTTTATACATTGTTGATAGGGTTTTTTTCTTTAGGGGGTGAGTTGTACATAATTTTTCATATGGTGTGAGATTTCTCGCTCCTCTGGGGAGTAAAGAGAGATGTCTGACAAAGTGGCATATTTGGTTGTAGAACAGGTGGTGGGTGCCAGTATGGGGGGATTCTGGGAATAGATCCTTCAAATTCTTGATCTTACCCTCTTGAGTGATATCTCTTAGCGAGAGGTATGAAGGTGTCTCGGTTGCTTGTGGCATCCGTCGAGGTGTGTCTATTGGTAAGAGTGGATTGTGTGTTATTGGATATAGTGGTGAAGGAAATGTAGCCACTCCATGAGAGGCATCCGCAGTGCCGCTCTTGTCTGTAGTTGCTGTTCCCTGCTGGGGAGATTCTCACATCGCCAATGCTGTAGATCCTCCAGAGCTCCGCCCCACAGCTCTTGTCTGGCAGTCTCTCTGTAAGTGATGTCACGGTTGCCCcaggctggctgagggttggaccatagatggatgctcctagtgctttccaaggaccatcagcaccgcaccagacaccataaccaccgctgaccccatgaaccgccgcagcttggttggggtctcgctgtctcctacccaccctggacctacaacaaggctccaggttccagtgggtgaacctctctttccccagagagtgaagcaggaacaagctcttacaagagtttagtgcttattcaagggagtatgaaaaGCATAGCTGTAATGCTTACTTGAGATgtatatggaacacaactgcagataactgaggATTTAGTTTAATGACTAGGATACTAGAGAATAGTACAGGTACTGTACCTTTAATTAAGTGGAGGTTTGTTAACTGGAATAAGCAGCTTCAGATTTGCATGCAGTATAGCAGAAAGGAAATTGCTAGTCCATGGAGTCAGAGCAAAATAAGAGTGGTAAGTTGCAGCAGGTAATAGTTAGTTTGGAGTTATAGGAAGTAAACAGACTTGCAAGCAGGCAGAATCCAATTACGGATGATATTACTACTTAGCTTTACAATGGGGGAAGTCCAGGGTTGCCTAAGTTCTTCTCCGAGGAGGAGAGAGGATTTAGCAGAGAAGGTCCTTTTTACAATccgtggtcgaggtgaggagagagTGGGTCAACGGGTTCCAGTCCGGGTTCGGTACTCATAAGGGGTAGAAGATTCTTGATAGCCGGTTTTGAGTTTCGCGGTAaagctgttcaataatccagcgttttGAATCTGGCacggtctccctatgtagcgtggggagaccgcgtcagagaagggggtgtggccgagctccgtctacccggaagtgtcaAGGTAGCGGTAATGCCGGCAGTTAGGACATGAcaatagcaatccctgtagtgattatagctgtctcccccaaacatgagacgaggctgcgagttgagggtcaagtagaactgaagttttaatggtacagctgcttcttttatacagtttttcccacaaggttaccgcccaggtggaccttgtggggcacaggacatgaaatgcacaatccaataaaaacagagttttacatttgaacactcccagttactgtacacaaaccctcccttctgcctttgatacaattaacaaagacaatggactaactcaattacccgcAGGCAGaaacacatttttacccaaagtccagaaacaccccaaaactccaACATATTCCCATAATATTTTGTATAAGATCCAGATTCAAAAGCATTGATTTTAATCTGGACATCGACTGCATCCAGGTGATTGCTGCAGATTTGCTTGTTTTGTCCAAATTCTGACTAtatttgactttagtaaatatgagaattgccattgctgTCGGAATTCTGTCATATACAAAATTCGGTGAATATCCCCAAAAGTAAGAAAAACCTCTCACAATCACTTGctggacacagacatgggaaacATAAAGTATGATTAAATTATAAAGAtatcagttttattttttacagccATGTTAAGCCACTCAGAATTCAATAGAAAGTTAATACATGATATAGCCCACTGCTCCTACAGACAACAATGGTAGGACCAGCATTGTTGTGGAAAGAGCAGAAGCAACACAACATTTTTTTCAGGCAAATAGGCAATGAGAGATGTGTACATTTTGGAGTTTATCTTTAGCACATTATGTGTTATGTAGCATGATGGTGTCTGAAAGCTGATCTGTTTCAATACAATGGCAATTATTGACAGATAATGATGATTAAGTTAGTCTGACACTGGAATCATATCTTCTCTATCTGTAGGTAATGATGGCGTCATGGAGGAGCAGAAAACCTGTGGCAGTCAAGATAATGAGGAAAGATGCAATCAGGGCAGACATCATACTCCGGGAGCGACGTGTCCTTGAGATTGCCAGAAACTGCCCCTTCCTGTGCGAGGGTTTAGCCGCCTTTCAGACTAAGGTAAAGAATTTCTTGTCAATAGATTCACAACTTTGTCCAATCTTCTAACCAGCTGAAAGGTTTGCCTTGAAACTATGCTGTAATCTATTGTGTTCATACCACATATCTGTCTACTTTATGGTGTTAGTCTACATGTGCCTTTAATACTTCGTTTCCTGTATCAGATGCACACCTTCTTTGTCATGCCCTACATGTTTGGTGGCAGCCTGGATTGGTATCTTACGATAAAGCGATCCCTCCCGACCTACGAGGCAATGTGAGTGAGGGAATGATGGATATTGGTCTTGAGATATTTATTGAAGGAAGTACAATGTGGGTTACCGAGTCCTCTTTCTTTTTTAGAGATTCATTCATTGACACCTTATTCCTTAGCAAATTATAGCACTCAGGGCCTTATTGAGTAAACTGAGAATTACGTCCAATTGGCATTTGCCGAGTTTTATGCCAAATGTAGAAATTCTCAAAAGCGTGTATTGAATCTTGCTTAGGTATTTTTTCATCTCTGCTAACATGGCCTAAAATGTTCTCATGTCACGTCTCCACAATTTATGGTTTTGTGAAAAACAGCAAactcatgtttttcttttttttcatgtctcatttttattaaagttttatcaTGACATACATCGCATTTCAGATTGGTACAAAGTTCAAGTACATGTTTAATCTCCATCAGCATACACTTAGATAATTGGTGAGATATATATCATGAGATGTGCGTGACATCCTTAGGAAATGACTGAAACTATAGAAACGTATAATCTATATTAGTAATCAAAACAGAGAACAGTGCTCTTCATGCATAGTTGTACTAAGGCAAGGCACGCAAGTACATTTCATGAATTGAGTGTATGGTAGCTACAATGTAGTTGTTCGATTTGGTGTAGTTTATTATTAACTGCAATGTGGTTGGTTATAGGTTGGCCTCCCAGTGAATCGAAGTAAACGCTTGTCTTACACATAACTAACTTATTCTTATAAGTCTATTCAATTCTCTGTTCATCTCTTTCTACTTTTTTAAATTAGGTTTTATGCTGCAGAAATAACATGCGGCCTTCAATTCTTACATAAGCGAGGAATCGTTCACCGGTTAgtccattagattttcttcttctcTCTGTTTTAGTCTGCTTTGTTCTATCTGAACAACATTTTATCCCAATGTTGCATATTTTCTCTCTTAATGAGCTATACTGCTTCAACCCCCAGGCTGCATCTTCTGTATGTCTTCATATGATCTACTCCCTTTGTTTTTGTACTTTATAAACATTTGACATGAGCAACACATTAAACAGTGATGGGCCCTTTTCCTTAGGGATATTAAGCCGGATAACATCATGCTTGATGAAGAGGGCCATGCCAGAATATGTGATTTTGGACTGGTGGCAGAAAACATCACAGGAGGAGTCCTGGCCCAGGGTAGCACTGGGACTACAACCCACATGGCACCAGAGGTTAGGATCTTTTCTGTATTTACTTCTCATATTTTTATAGGATGTagaaagctgtttttttttttttttaaattatactatattttttaaagataaaacTAATTCTGAAGTTCTTCAGTggagttttgtttaaaaaaaaaagaagcagctgTTACAGCTGGATTCTCATAGCACAGTAAGAAATTCCTCTGCTTACTGCAGATCAATTCATGCATTGAAACGATTGGAAAAGTCCTATTTAGTAAGTAGAGTCAATTCTTACTGTTCTAAGAAAAACTAGCCTTCAGAAGTGCTGGAAAGTTGCCCAGATGGTATCGAGATACATCGTATCATATTAACAGTTGCACATTCTATTTGTAGTTTATCACAATTCCTTATACAGTGATTAAACCCCATATGTATCGCACTGATTAGACAATAAGAGAAgctattttatatttcattaatatatttaatttttttaaaggtgGCTGCAGAGAGGAGATATGGTGCGTCATGCGACTGGTGGTCACTGGGAGTTACCTTACATCAAATGTTGACCGGACATCTCCCCATTTACATCAAATTACCTGGGCACAGGTGCTCATGCTCCAAGCAGCTGCGCTTCTCTCCCCACCTGAGTAAAGAAAGCAAAGATGTCATGTCTAAAGTGAGTCTTTTAAAACTGTCTGAGCAGATTGCAACAGCTGTTGTATTGGGTATATGCGGCAAACTAATGCAGTTATGTATTAGGGTTCATATAGCACTGCCAGGTCATCTTTTTCAGAAAACTCTTGATAACAGTAAAATGCATACTTAGGATGCTGGAAAGTTGTCCACATAGCAGTGAGATGTGTTGCCTTTATCTTTATCACAATGCAGCTTCTAGAGGAAAGCCCCAGACTGAGGCTTGGAGTACGAAGCAACATCAGGCTTCACCCATTTTTTGGAGCTATAAATTGGAGGCATTTGGAAGCCAAGGCCATTCCACCCCCATACAAGCCACAGAGGGTAAGCACACTCaggacaactacagtttaatcaaAGTCACGTGGGACAGAAGCACTATAAGTTGACTGATTGCTCAGAGGTTTGATCATGTCCTTTCACTGGCTCTAATTTGATATGCAAATCTTTTGGAATGCTGGTTGGTATCGGTTGCCTCAGTTCTTCTCTCCACGGTAGATGCGTTGATGTGTTAATAATATAAAGTTTCTGTGCTTACAGGGGCCAGCTGAGAACCCCCTTTGGAATGTCCGGAAGAAGCATTTCTCTTTTATGGAGCCCATGAAGTATCACACCTTTTCAGGAGACAGCTGGTTTATACCGAACTTGTCTTTCACAAGCTCCAAATTGAGAGACTATTGCTAGGCTCCATATTTAATACCAGGGTAGGGAAGGAGGGTCGGAGTCAGAACACGTACTCCCGGAATATATAGTAAGCACAATCTTAATGAATCGCTATTGATACGTTCCGTTTCTACATGAAGATGGAGATTCGATATTTCTATACAATCAATTGTAGAATTGTAGAATGCAATCATTGTTACAAATCCAGCTATTTAATGGAAGTCTGTCCATTTTTTAATAAACTCTTCTTACATTGAAAACCAGTTTTCAGTTTTACTCTttcatatatacattaatatataaaatgaagctttgtgctcaaactcccactactcctgtggAGCAGCAAGGACCATAGTACGCATCAGTCCCAatacctagaaaaaaaaaagttacctgcacattttaaaaactggaggtttttagtatcactgcaatggtcattaaccccttaaggacacatgacgtgtgtgacatgtcataattcccttttattccagaagtttggtccttaaggggttaaagtgtaagctcacctgccacattatTGCAAACCTTCTACACTAAGAAGTCACCTTTCTTCCTTGAGctaaaggcaaaatctctaatgagacagagaggggaatTTTTCTAAACCCCCACTCACTCATTAATAGGGAATACATGGGGTGGACGGCTgtattgtaacatggctgtgtaataaaaaagcaaatacaaacatacaaaattaagccctgcacttaaactcccactactcctggtcagCAACAATGACTATTGTACACATCAGCCCGAatacataaaacaacaaaaaacatatcTGACATGCAGTATTGGTCCAGTTATATAGACACAAAATAATGACGTATCGCAGtttgtaatgacaagctttttGGAGTTTCTCCCTTTATCAAGTCTAAAACATTTGCAACTACAGTAAAAAAGCAAACTAAGATAGCTGTAATGCAAAGGTTaaagcaacaaaaaataaataaaaataatatatatatatattccaaggtGCCCTAAATCTGCATTGGGATGGGGGAATTGGGAAAAGAAAACAAGAGCTAAATGAAGAGATAGCAAGTTAAGGAGTGGGGAGATAGGTAACTGCCAGAAACAATGgtataaatacacagacattgTGATAGTAGTGTAAACAGTATATACTAGCTTGATGTGAAGGAGCAAAGTACTCATATAAAACAGATGTGTTGAAGGTACCATTGGAGAAAGTCACAGTAGTGTCCAAAAAAGTGCATGGAGATCTTTTAGATTTGACCAAAGATTCATAAACCAGGAAACCCTGGCAGACCTATACAAGTCCTGGACACATTTACTGATATACCGTCGTATTGGTTCCCCTGaataacaaattatatatacttgactttttcttttctttatggtTACAAATGCTTT
This Pelobates fuscus isolate aPelFus1 chromosome 3, aPelFus1.pri, whole genome shotgun sequence DNA region includes the following protein-coding sequences:
- the LOC134602471 gene encoding protein kinase C delta type-like isoform X1 yields the protein MRRLCMILHLKMKCFSRYLPYIFRPPNTILSSSCHTEGTDHQRVMMASWRSRKPVAVKIMRKDAIRADIILRERRVLEIARNCPFLCEGLAAFQTKMHTFFVMPYMFGGSLDWYLTIKRSLPTYEAMFYAAEITCGLQFLHKRGIVHRDIKPDNIMLDEEGHARICDFGLVAENITGGVLAQGSTGTTTHMAPEVAAERRYGASCDWWSLGVTLHQMLTGHLPIYIKLPGHRCSCSKQLRFSPHLSKESKDVMSKLLEESPRLRLGVRSNIRLHPFFGAINWRHLEAKAIPPPYKPQRGPAENPLWNVRKKHFSFMEPMKYHTFSGDSWFIPNLSFTSSKLRDYC
- the LOC134602471 gene encoding protein kinase C delta type-like isoform X2, coding for MMASWRSRKPVAVKIMRKDAIRADIILRERRVLEIARNCPFLCEGLAAFQTKMHTFFVMPYMFGGSLDWYLTIKRSLPTYEAMFYAAEITCGLQFLHKRGIVHRDIKPDNIMLDEEGHARICDFGLVAENITGGVLAQGSTGTTTHMAPEVAAERRYGASCDWWSLGVTLHQMLTGHLPIYIKLPGHRCSCSKQLRFSPHLSKESKDVMSKLLEESPRLRLGVRSNIRLHPFFGAINWRHLEAKAIPPPYKPQRGPAENPLWNVRKKHFSFMEPMKYHTFSGDSWFIPNLSFTSSKLRDYC